The Macadamia integrifolia cultivar HAES 741 unplaced genomic scaffold, SCU_Mint_v3 scaffold2281, whole genome shotgun sequence region ATAATCCTGTCTGCAGTTTATTACGTATATTAATGAACCCTCATCATTGTTTGTCTTCTCTTCATAACAGTCCTCATATTCCACTGTCTCTTGAGTCCACCATGACCTTGGATGGAAAAACTAGCAGAGTATGAGAAACAACTTGTTTTTTGATCTCTTGAGTgcatatataataaataaaaggctGATTCTCTCTTATCTCCTGTTGATAACAGGCCTGATCTTGAACAAGATGGTGAGCTCAGGGCCTTACTTGCGGGGCAGAAATATTCATGGTTACTCCAACTTATCAAAATTATTAAAGAAACCCCAACACTTTTAGAAGTTATTAAAGAGACCCCAGCACTTATGCCACAACTTTTGTCTCCCAAATACGATGGCAAAAACCTTCACCAAATAATCAGGGATAATTTGGGAAAATGGAAGCTGGGGGAGACACTAACCAATGTGCTTATCACTTCTTTTGATGTCAAAATTATGCAGCCAACCATCTTCAGCACCTTTCGGGTGGGTGAGATCTTCTTGTTGAAATTTTGTGGTTACTTGGACTCGCagtcaaagaaataaaatctcgaagtgtattttagaaaatacaaaaatttaaaAGGGAATTTGTGAACTCATAggggaaaaaataatttaatttctttGACTATAAGCTCAGGTAGCAAGAAAATTGTTTTTCTATCACACAATTGACACAAGGGACAAGGCCTAACTTTTGATTCTCCATCCTTCCATGTGAAATGTGAATTGTGATGTTTTTAATGCACCTCATGCAGGCCAGAGCCAATGAAATAGATGATTCATTGATGTCTGATGTTTGTATCTCCACATCTGCAGCACCAACTTATTTTCCCCCATATTATTTCAAGAACACCACACTATCAGTCACAAAGGAATTCAATGTCACAGATGGAGGTTTAGCAGCCAATAATCCAGTACATCTCTCCTCCAACCCATACTCATATTTCTTCTATATAATCCActttaaatttaaaaaggaTTTGTTTGGTTAGATGTGAATTACAAGTTAATTTAATTCATTATTACAATGTTTTGGTTGAAAAAGAAGTGGAGTGATGTGGCATGCattaattttataaaacttTTCTAGTATAAAAAAACTAGAGAATTATTTCCTTAAGTAAAATACCAAGTCTTGCACATGGAAGGGTGATTGGCCAATTTTGACCATTTGGgtctttaaaaaataatttagattGGCCATAGGtaaaatttcaatctcaaattcaTTCACTTGCCCTCTAGTTTGTTGGTATATTCTTTCATATTTTAAGGcatccatttctttttagaaaagtTTCATTTAGTCACTAGATTCTCATAGCATTATTTCGTAACTTGGTTTACTCCGTGTTGCCTGAAACTTGACTTGTGAACAGGgctgtccacaaaattttagatttggtacCATGTAACAAATACTAGTGCCAGGCTAGAGATATCTCTAATCTAGCCACATTTGAAAAGCATTTTATaagaatttatcaaaaaatcagCTCAATATTTTAGGGGTTAAATAAAGAAAGCTTTAGGGTTTCTAGGTAAAAATTTaaggaaaaagtaaaaataaaaaaaagttcacACTGCTTCTTTAGGGCATTTCTTTTCTCGTTTCATTTCAACCAGAATCATTAGCTgttctttatatatttttagttttttcctAAACACATTGCTACTCTTTGTAATTTCCTTTCAATTCAGATCTTATGTAACAACCCTGGAGTCTACAATAGCAATCCAAATTCATCATTTTAACtactgatctctctctctctctctctctctatagacTTTGCTTGCAATGGGTGAAATGAtgaaagagagcaagagagaagCAGGTTGTAATAAGTGCTCAAACCAGGCCTTAGATTATAGCAGGTATTTGGTTCTCTCTCTTGGCACAGGAGAAGCAAAGAATGAGGGGAAGATGgtagttgaaggaaaaaattggGGGATCATAGATTGGTTATTTGGGCCTGACATTGCACCTCCATTAATAGAATCTTTGGTATATGCATCATCCGATATGGTTGATATATACACAGCCATGTGCTTCCATGACCGGACATGTAAAGACAACTACCTTAGAATTCAGGTGTAGTTTGATCTTTTCATCCCTCTTATCTTTGTCAGTTTGTTTATACTAATTAATTAGAAGCTAACATGTAATTGATTGCAATTAGTAGTGTGAGAATTTAACGAGTTCTGAAGCTTCCATTGATAATGCAAGCAAAGAAAACCTTGAGAAGCTTGGGAAGATAGGAGAAGAGCTGTTAGAGAAACCAGTTTCCTTGGTGGACTTGGTGACTGGTAACTACATACCTGTTACAAGTGGAATGACAAATAAAGAAGCTCTAACCAAGTAAGCACACACAATAATTGTCTTCATAGGTTTATACAGTCGATGGATTATGGATTatgggttcttcttctttccctagTAGCTTAATTCATTTACTCCATCACAAATGTGTGGTAATTTTCCtgattccataaaaaaaaaaaaaaaaaaaaaagaagaagaagagagaataggATAGAATTTATGGACAGTTTCCTTAGCATAaccattcatttcttttcaATCAATTTTCCAATCCATTTTAAGGATTTTcatggaatttattttcccaaaCAAGTGAAGGATTTTGAATGATAATTTTCATGTGAATGGGACTATGTTGGATAGTTAGTACTACATCTAGGACAAATTTTTCCTTCACCCGCACCACCATTGGGGACAAAATTTTCAACCCTTATTATATGGGGTTAAACCACCCTTGTATAGGTTCTTCTATATCCTTCTCATGTAATAAATAATGGGACCTACATTAACACTTTCTCTTATTCTTACCATGTGGGTCCGTATAGACCATATATAGATGATACATTATCCAGGTCCTTGTTGGTGTAGCATACAGATTTGTTTTTACGCTGCCCTTGTAAGGAAATCTCCCCTATATATTTCTATACTATGGATGGCAAAACTCTAAGCCTAGACAAATAGGtagatccctttttttttccctttgggtCATTACCGGATTGGTAACGTCAATCTCAGTTTTCTGTACGGGTAAACTGAGTTTAAGAGCAAAGGTTTAGCTTACTGATTGCCCTAGACCCTACGGATTAACTATGGGTTCCTTTTGCTGCATTGATGTTGTCTCAGGTTTGCTAAAAGATTGTCTGATGAGAGGCGTCGCCGTCTGCAGAAAATGCAATCATGCAGTGGCCCTTGTTTCTTCCATTGAGGAGATTGGTTCCCTCAATCTCATGGTAGTAAATGAAGAGAAGGAGATAGGCTCCCGTTCTATGATAGCAAATgaagaagtaataataaaagaaaataaagggatGGGGAGTTCAACAATGTGTTTTAAGGTTGGGCTTGGCTATGTACTATCTTCTTAGTGTGTTTCAGCCTCATTGTATATCAatctaaataaatgaaatatgaaatgttaTTATCCTCTATAATGgttaatgaaaaaaatgtatTCTTTTTGCATGATGTCATATTAAGCAATAAATGGTGCCTTCACTTCATTATGCCCTGGTCCATTAATTCTTCCTTCGTTTGTTTAATTCATAAACAATGACTAAGTAGctgtttttttacttttctttaagAGGGTGTCACATACTGCCTCCACACACCTGAAAGCTGGTGACATGGACATGCACATGTATCCACAATCCATTCAGGATCcatgatgcagtactttaagttcataaagctATGAAATGATTCCATGATCACATAGaacataataatcaaaatatatacAATTGGTGAAGTCTAAGATATTTAtgatatgggagagggataggtatgccaccgatattaagtatgctagcggataacaccaataggaacacatgatggagtatcattcaagaaggatatgagggtcatttcagaaaaaagggaagagagagatagacacaatgggtgctagcatacttggtATCGGctgcatacccaacctttttccttatcatatttaccaaaaaaaatgttttcacaGTAAAAACATAATTACAATTATACCCCCAGGGCTACATCTGATAtgtaaacaaaagaataaaaaatagaagatgatgataTTCTCATCCTCAACGTGCTCTGAATGCACATTCGTCTCATACGCAACGGTCCTCGTGCGTGgctagctcctcatcccagaggtcacttCCGTAGAGAGTCGGCTCCTCAACCACAAACTCTGGATGGttacctgaatcaacatctaaaaatgaGGCAACAAGGGGGGTGAGCATCCACGAAACCTAGTGAGGGGTACACTCAAACATTCACAATaattcatgaa contains the following coding sequences:
- the LOC122066174 gene encoding patatin-like protein 2: MDKEDTVNEWPDLEQDGELRALLAGQKYSWLLQLIKIIKETPTLLEVIKETPALMPQLLSPKYDGKNLHQIIRDNLGKWKLGETLTNVLITSFDVKIMQPTIFSTFRARANEIDDSLMSDVCISTSAAPTYFPPYYFKNTTLSVTKEFNVTDGGLAANNPTLLAMGEMMKESKREAGCNKCSNQALDYSRYLVLSLGTGEAKNEGKMVVEGKNWGIIDWLFGPDIAPPLIESLVYASSDMVDIYTAMCFHDRTCKDNYLRIQCENLTSSEASIDNASKENLEKLGKIGEELLEKPVSLVDLVTGNYIPVTSGMTNKEALTKFAKRLSDERRRRLQKMQSCSGPCFFH